DNA sequence from the Piliocolobus tephrosceles isolate RC106 chromosome 9, ASM277652v3, whole genome shotgun sequence genome:
acagTGAATTTTTATTGGTTTGAGACACCCAGTTTGTGCTATAGCATCCCTAGGAAAATGAATACAGTTCATTTCAGAATGTAGGAAGGGAAccattttcaaagaaagaaagggaagaaaagaatataggtgcaaatgtcatctttttattctttgtttttttttttgagacggagtcttgctttgtcacccaggctggagtgtagtggcgcaatcttggctcactgcaacatcggcctcccaggttcaagcaattctcatgcctcagcctcccaaatagctgggattacaggcatgtaccaccatgcccagctagttgttgtgtttttagtagagatgaggttttaccatgttggccagcttggtcttgaactcctggcctcaagggatccacctgcctcggactcccaacgtgctaggattacaggcgtgagccaccgtgcccggccctatctttttattcttatgtTCTGTTTTGAAGGATGATGGTTCATTTCTGGCTTGACTCTTCTGGTAAGGATATAAGTGAGAATAAGTTCTAAACAGGAATAGGCTTCTGCAGAAGCCTATTTATAACAGAAATTTAGACCCAACATTGTAGTACCGACCCTAAACTCCATCCAACCTGAAGAAACATTAAGAGGTAAGataggcagggtgcggtggctcatgcctgtaatcccagcactttgggaggccaaggcaggcggatcacctgaggtcaggagttcaagattagtctggccaacgtggcgaaactgtctctactgaaaatacaaaaatgagccgggcatggtggtggacgactataatcccacctactcaggaggctgaggccagagaatcacctgaacttgggaggcagagattgcagtgagccgagattgcgccactgcactccagcctgggtgacaaaagagaaactctgtctcaaaaataaaaaaacaaaaacaaaaacaaacaaacaaaaaaaagaggtaagATAATATCAAGGGTGGCAGGTGTGGCTTTTCTGGAACATTGAGACTGAACCAGAAGGCAAAGGACAAATGACTGCATGTACTCTATCATCTGGTCTTTTACATTCAGACAGTGGGATAGCCATGGCTACTGCTATCTTATTTTCCTATGATAAATGCCAATATAAATATGAGAGTACTGGATGagctcattttcttttacttgagGTAATGTAAAtactgaagaaatttttaaaaatttaaccttGAAAGATAGTGTAGTGACAGATAACACTTCAAAAACTCAAGACATGCAAGCCTTACCATGGGCCCTGCCTAGTAACAGCTCGGGTGCAAGGTAGTCTGGGGTTCCTAGAATTCGCCCATCATCAACAGGGGCTGCCCCTCTTCTCACACTCTTCGGAGTTCGGTACGGAGTTCCCGACTTGATCTGATTTGGGGTCTGCTAATTCAAAAAGCGTTTAAGAGATAACAAATATCTTAATTCCTTTTACACTGAATAGGAAACGGTGAAACACACAAGCCAAATAACTAGCTTATAGGCTACTAAGTGTAAAAGATGTAGTCAATTTTTGATAAGTTTTGAAAATGAATGCATTAGTTATAATTATTAAAACGTCCTTTTATCTAGTGAAGTTCAAAAGCTTAGATAACATTGATTATTCCAATAGGATCTGggtaagaaacaataaaaaagtctGCAAGAAAAACGTTCAGTGAAAAAATACGCAAGAAGACTGATAGCATGGATAATACAAGCTTAAGAAGAGccactgaggccgggcgcggtggctcacgcctttaattccagcactttgggaggtcgaggcaggtggatcatgaggtcaggagttcaaaaccagcctggccaagatggtgaaaccctgtctctactaaaaatataaaaaattagctgagcatggtggcgggcaccggtaatcccagctacttaggaggctgaggcagacaactGCTTACACctggaggggcggaggttgcagtgagctgagatcatgccactgcactccagcctgggcgacagagcgagactccgtctcacaaaaaaaaaaaaaaaaagccactgagGAAGGCTATGGCTGACAAATGATTAAGACAACACGTAAGACAGAACTACATATAACCTCTTGTACtaaatagcatttaaaattttttgagacagagttttgctcttgttgtccaggctggagtgcaatggtgcgatcttggcttaccacaacttccgcctcctgggttcaagggattttcctgcctcagcctcccgagtagctaggattacaggcatgcaccaccatgcctgtctaattttgtatttttagtagagatggggtttctccatgttggtcaggctggtcttgaactcctgacctgaagtgatccacccaccttggcctcccaaagtgctgggattacagccatgtgccacagCACCAGGCCCCACAAGTCCACTTTTGATACCCAACATTTGAAAGACCAGTAGAATACTGAATAGCCAGATTGGCTGTGTGTCTGCTGCCTAGAGAAGGTCAGGATTAGAgacaggaggttgcagtgagccaagatcatgccactacactccagcctggtgacagagcaagactctgtctcaaaaaaaaaaaaaaaaaaaaaaaagaaatgtatatttttcaacttttattctgTTAAGAAAAGAGATCATCTAAACATGTCCTTGGAAGGCAGTAAGATAGAGTGGACTTTAATTTTGTATCtctgaccgggtgcggtggctcacacatgtaatctcagcactttgggaggccgaggtggacggattgcttgagctcaggagtttgagatcagcctgggcagcacggtgaaatgccgtctctattatagatacaaaaattagccaggtgtggtggtaggcccctgtaattccagctactcgggattaggctgaggcaggagaatcacttgaacctggggagtgaAGTCTGCAATGacccaagatcacactactgcactccagcctgggcaaaagaatgagactctatctcaaaaatgataataataataataataataataataataataacaataataattttgcaTCTCATAGTACTGTAGGGATCAAGTGAAAATATGtgattatattttcttagaaaagtaCATAAAACTACACAAATggaaggagacattacaactaaaaataataaacatgattTCTACCAGCTTTACCTTTCTAGGTAAAAACTTACAACAGCCCAAAGATTctcaacaagaacaaaactatgTGATTAATACTGCATGGTCTAGCTTAGAGGCAAATGTCTGTCTTCATAGtttttctaaaatccaaaaagCAAAGTGTTAGAAAGTTATAAATATACCTGATATGGCATACAGGATCTTCTTTTTTGAGTAGGGGTTACAGCCATGGGATATGAACCACTGTAGGCACACGAAATATCCATTGCATCTAAAGAAGTCATGTTCATTTTGGATGGTTCTGAGTTATTAGATGCATTAATATGACTGTTAAAACTTCGAAAAGCTACAGCATTTCTTTTAGAGGCTAACGTTTTCAGCACCTCCAAAGGAGGAGCTAATATTTTTTGGTTACTCTCTTGTACAGCAGGGTTCTCGTCACCTTTTGGTGAGGTCTTTTCTTGGCAATCTGGTGATACAATAAGTGGATCTTCAATATTTGATTCTTCAAAAGAGAATTCTTTCATGCTTCTATCTGGATCTAAGGGCTGACTTTCTAATGGACTTTCCATTAtagaaattccaggaaaagatGAATCAGAgttcatagaaatatttttagaagctcTATCATTATCAGAACATAGAAAACTAGAACTTAAGTAGTCcctcttactatttttttcacAATCTTCATCCAGTTCACACATAAGGTTTTTTGCTATCATTGGTATTGGTAATTTTTCTGGTGTTTGTTGTTTATCAGTAAAAGAATTGACAATGTTCTCCTTATTAGCACAGTCATTTTGTTGACTTTTGTGCACTGATAGCTTCAGGTCCTGAACTTCAACTGTTAAGCCTGTATTTTGATTTGTATAACAATCTATCATTTCGTTATGCTTATACTCTACACAAGTTTTTTTATTCTGTATGATTTTTTTACAAGGACTGGAGTCAACCAaatcaaaatttctttttaaacttcttttcccAAGGTGCTCTTCAGATATCCCACCAGAATCCACAGCCCACTGATGTGACTGATGGAAACCTGACTGTCTTGTGTCAGTGtccatatttatattatttacatcCAGTTCTACTGCTTCCCAAGAAACTTCACCAGATAAGCAATTTTTAGCAAGGTTTACACAAGAGCGTCCAGTGGTGGGAAGGGCACTGCTGTTATGAATGGGAGAAAGAGCTAACTCAAGATCCTTTTTATTGAAACCCTTTGTCTCAATGGCATTTGGAGATTTTGCGCATAACTTTTCAACTGTATTCCAACTCATCATTGTTGGGTCCAATGCTTCGTCATTTtcctaagagggaaaaaaatatttgttttagttaTATAAAGCTGATATTCTTTGACCTTTTAACTATGGTCCACTGAGGTAGGATAAATGACCCTATAAACTATTATGCTACCTGTTCCCACTTTcgaatggaaaaaataaacaacagagaattaaaaagcaatataaaCAATTACAAGCGTATATACATTATTCTGAATGAAATGgtctaaaatttaaataaattattccatAATACTTATTTTGATAGTATATCATAGGTTACTTAAACAGGACAAATTAACAGGCAACATATTCAGGCATACTTGGGGGTAAGGCTGCATTATGTACATACCTATTTTGCAATAGGTATATGgatgattctgtttttttttttttttgaaacagtgtcttgctctgttacccaggctgaagtgcagtggtgcgatctcagctcactgaagcctccgcctcctgggttcaagcaattctcccacctcagcctcccaagtagctgggattacaggggcacaccaccacgcccggctaatttttgcattttttttttttttttttaaatggagatggagtttcactatgttggccaggctagtctcaaactcctgacctcaggtgatccacctgcctaggcctcccaaagtgctgggattataggcctaagctaccacacctggtctgGATGATTCTGTTTTGAACTGCAGAATACACAGGGCTTGAAATTTAGTCAATGAAAAATTATAGACCTAAAATATTGTTAATGTAACTATATATCACTTCATATAAGTATTAAAAAACCAAGCTAAGGATGAATTGACATTAATGGTAATTAATAATTACAAACCCCAAAGAGCAGAAATTAAAATCCATTGTCAAGATGAACTGATAATGCATTAATAATGatatgtttttttctgaattccAACTATCTGTGGGTACTTGTGAGTACTCAGCTTTATACATAATATTGCAAATTGGTGCTTGGTGATCAAGATTTTTACAAGATTAGTCAAGTAGAGTGACTAATAGTCTAATAGTGCTTATTTTTGATGTATAAATAGTAAACTTTACTAACTATCATTAACTTAGTAATAATAATGAGCACTTAGTCACAagcaaaaaggaatttttttttttttttttttgaagatggagtt
Encoded proteins:
- the MASTL gene encoding serine/threonine-protein kinase greatwall isoform X5, which encodes MEPTAGSKKEAGGGAATEEGVNRISVPKPPSIEEFSIVKPISRGAFGKVYLGQKGGKLYAVKVVKKADMINKNMTHQVQAERDALALSKSPFIVHLYYSLQSANNVYLVMEYLIGGDVKSLLHIYGYFDEEMAVKYISEVALALDYLHRHGIIHRDLKPDNMLISNEGHIKLTDFGLSKVTLNRGLETVASNPGMPVKCLTSNLLQSRKRLATSSASSQSQTFISSVESECHSSPKWEKDCQENDEALDPTMMSWNTVEKLCAKSPNAIETKGFNKKDLELALSPIHNSSALPTTGRSCVNLAKNCLSGEVSWEAVELDVNNINMDTDTRQSGFHQSHQWAVDSGGISEEHLGKRSLKRNFDLVDSSPCKKIIQNKKTCVEYKHNEMIDCYTNQNTGLTVEVQDLKLSVHKSQQNDCANKENIVNSFTDKQQTPEKLPIPMIAKNLMCELDEDCEKNSKRDYLSSSFLCSDNDRASKNISMNSDSSFPGISIMESPLESQPLDPDRSMKEFSFEESNIEDPLIVSPDCQEKTSPKGDENPAVQESNQKILAPPLEVLKTLASKRNAVAFRSFNSHINASNNSEPSKMNMTSLDAMDISCAYSGSYPMAVTPTQKRRSCMPYQQTPNQIKSGTPYRTPKSVRRGAAPVDDGRILGTPDYLAPELLLGRAHGPAVDWWALGVCLFEFLTGIPPFNDETPQQVFQNILKRDIPWPEGEEKLSDNAQSAVEILLTIDDTKRAGMKELKRHALFSDVDWENLQHQTMPFIPQPDDETDTSYFEARNTAQHLTVSGFSL
- the MASTL gene encoding serine/threonine-protein kinase greatwall isoform X3, whose amino-acid sequence is MEPTAGSKKEAGGGAATEEGVNRISVPKPPSIEEFSIVKPISRGAFGKVYLGQKGGKLYAVKVVKKADMINKNMTHQVQAERDALALSKSPFIVHLYYSLQSANNVYLVMEYLIGGDVKSLLHIYGYFDEEMAVKYISEVALALDYLHRHGIIHRDLKPDNMLISNEGHIKLTDFGLSKVTLNRDINMMDILTTPSMAKPRQDYSRTPGQVLSLISSLGFNTPIAEKNHDSANILSAYLSETSQLSEGLICPMSIDQKDTTSYSSKLLKSCLETVASNPGMPVKCLTSNLLQSRKRLATSSASSQSQTFISSVESECHSSPKWEKDCQENDEALDPTMMSWNTVEKLCAKSPNAIETKGFNKKDLELALSPIHNSSALPTTGRSCVNLAKNCLSGEVSWEAVELDVNNINMDTDTRQSGFHQSHQWAVDSGGISEEHLGKRSLKRNFDLVDSSPCKKIIQNKKTCVEYKHNEMIDCYTNQNTGLTVEVQDLKLSVHKSQQNDCANKENIVNSFTDKQQTPEKLPIPMIAKNLMCELDEDCEKNSKRDYLSSSFLCSDNDRASKNISMNSDSSFPGISIMESPLESQPLDPDRSMKEFSFEESNIEDPLIVSPDCQEKTSPKGDENPAVQESNQKILAPPLEVLKTLASKRNAVAFRSFNSHINASNNSEPSKMNMTSLDAMDISCAYSGSYPMAVTPTQKRRSCMPYQQTPNQIKSGTPYRTPKSVRRGAAPVDDGRILGTPDYLAPELLLGRAHDIPWPEGEEKLSDNAQSAVEILLTIDDTKRAGMKELKRHALFSDVDWENLQHQTMPFIPQPDDETDTSYFEARNTAQHLTVSGFSL
- the MASTL gene encoding serine/threonine-protein kinase greatwall isoform X4; this translates as MEPTAGSKKEAGGGAATEEGVNRISVPKPPSIEEFSIVKPISRGAFGKVYLGQKGGKLYAVKVVKKADMINKNMTHQVQAERDALALSKSPFIVHLYYSLQSANNVYLVMEYLIGGDVKSLLHIYGYFDEEMAVKYISEVALALDYLHRHGIIHRDLKPDNMLISNEGHIKLTDFGLSKVTLNRDINMMDILTTPSMAKPRQDYSRTPGQVLSLISSLGFNTPIAEKNHDSANILSAYLSETSQLSEGLICPMSIDQKDTTSYSSKLLKSCLETVASNPGMPVKCLTSNLLQSRKRLATSSASSQSQTFISSVESECHSSPKWEKDCQENDEALDPTMMSWNTVEKLCAKSPNAIETKGFNKKDLELALSPIHNSSALPTTGRSCVNLAKNCLSGEVSWEAVELDVNNINMDTDTRQSGFHQSHQWAVDSGGISEEHLGKRSLKRNFDLVDSSPCKKIIQNKKTCVEYKHNEMIDCYTNQNTGLTVEVQDLKLSVHKSQQNDCANKENIVNSFTDKQQTPEKLPIPMIAKNLMCELDEDCEKNSKRDYLSSSFLCSDNDRASKNISMNSDSSFPGISIMESPLESQPLDPDRSMKEFSFEESNIEDPLIVSPDCQEKTSPKGDENPAVQESNQKILAPPLEVLKTLASKRNAVAFRSFNSHINASNNSEPSKMNMTSLDAMDISCAYSGSYPMAVTPTQKRRSCMPYQTPNQIKSGTPYRTPKSVRRGAAPVDDGRILGTPDYLAPELLLGRAHDIPWPEGEEKLSDNAQSAVEILLTIDDTKRAGMKELKRHALFSDVDWENLQHQTMPFIPQPDDETDTSYFEARNTAQHLTVSGFSL